A stretch of the Fusarium musae strain F31 chromosome 2, whole genome shotgun sequence genome encodes the following:
- a CDS encoding hypothetical protein (EggNog:ENOG41) has translation MAPLEHPKAITPDGDITLVDITGRINDEPKQSGGSSQESKEQQESREPLKDTLRRLVEEHEHDQNFPDDLLNRAREYLENRNDEQQDAERGQSISREFQAQKELMLNSSIYPEVRAVVDDTDDPTLPVGTFRVFLLGTVFSIIGTGVEQFFSLRMPPIGLSTFIVQILALPVGKQLAKWLPKRKFSVFSWEFTLNPGPFNQKEQILIAMMANVTFGGSAVGAYIVSIIQVLKLDVFYGEKNLSNSIPWQILTLISTQFIGYGCAGLVRRFLVYPPSMIWPKALANIALAKALNKDNGHSEDTVHGWKMSRYKFFLMCFTSMFFYFWIPNYLFKALYLFNWPTWISPGNVTLALIAGSTCGLGLNPLPTLDWNVATYLGDPIVTPFFTLMNFASGMAIWGFIVAPLVYFNNVWNTGYLPINNNYIYDNHGLRYNLSRVLLPDLTLNQTAYHEYSVPLMTSTQVIKYAAAFMIYVATPVHMYLWHRKDIMSGIRACWARKSRDEEFNDVHNRLMSAYPECPHWWYIGILVASFIIACVSVSLWPTGMPIWGIVLAVIFTVVLQTPIGMLLAVTNMEISTRILSQLVSGYVFEGQPIPNMAFQMFSFMSTHQSLNFASDLKLAHYAKIPPRWAFAAQVYATLLAGFVGLGVNHWLLRNVEDVCQAHQKDRFTCPRTHTFFMSSVIWGVVGPRRLFGTQGPYRAVTYTIPIGVLVPIAVYFMSKRWPNTFWRNVNAPILFIGPMAWAPFNWSYMQGSIVLAFVFNKVIKRRYAAWWEKYAYVLTSSMSAAIGISGAVMYFAVQHLGIALDWWGNRVQTEGVDQGGFVADGKVVSCSVLKVPEKGYFDIGVDWKV, from the coding sequence ATGGCTCCCCTAGAGCATCCAAAGGCAATCACTCCAGATGGCGATATTACTCTTGTGGACATCACAGGTCGAATCAACGACGAGCCGAAGCAGAGCGGCGGTAGCAGCCAAGAGAGCAAGGAGCAACAAGAATCAAGAGAACCTCTCAAAGACACCCTAAGAAGGCTTGTGGAGGAGCACGAACATGACCAGAATTTCCCCGACGATCTTCTCAACCGGGCACGCGAATACCTCGAGAACAGAAACGACGAGCAACAAGATGCTGAGCGGGGCCAGAGCATCTCTAGAGAGTTCCAGGCTCAGAAGGAATTGATGCTAAATAGCTCCATATATCCTGAAGTCCGAGCTGTTGTGGATGATACGGATGACCCGACCTTGCCAGTCGGCACATTCAGAGTATTCCTTTTGGGGACAGTATTTTCAATCATTGGCACTGGGGTCGAACAGTTCTTTTCACTTCGAATGCCTCCCATTGGACTTTCGACGTTTATTGTACAGATATTGGCGTTGCCCGTTGGGAAACAGTTGGCAAAATGGCTCCCGAAGAGGAAATTCAGTGTATTTTCGTGGGAGTTCACACTCAATCCTGGACCTTTCAACCAAAAGGAGCAGATTCTCATTGCAATGATGGCAAATGTGACGTTTGGCGGTTCTGCCGTTGGAGCCTATATCGTGAGCATCATTCAAGTCCTGAAACTCGATGTCTTTTATGGGGAGAAGAACCTTTCGAATAGTATTCCTTGGCAGATCCTCACGCTCATATCGACCCAGTTCATTGGGTATGGATGTGCAGGCCTGGTTCGCAGGTTTCTGGTATACCCGCCTTCGATGATCTGGCCAAAAGCATTGGCAAATATTGCACTTGCCAAGGCGTTGAACAAGGACAATGGACATTCAGAAGATACAGTGCACGGATGGAAGATGTCGCGATACAAGTTTTTCTTGATGTGCTTTACTTCCATGTTCTTTTATTTCTGGATTCCCAATTACCTATTCAAAGCGCTTTACTTGTTCAACTGGCCGACATGGATATCACCAGGCAACGTCACACTGGCCCTCATAGCTGGATCAACCTGTGGTTTGGGCCTCAACCCCTTACCAACATTAGACTGGAACGTTGCCACGTATCTCGGCGACCCTATAGTAACACCCTTCTTCACACTGATGAACTTTGCAAGCGGTATGGCGATATGGGGCTTTATAGTCGCGCCATTGGTATACTTCAACAATGTCTGGAACACAGGCTACCtccccatcaacaacaactacATTTACGACAACCATGGCTTGCGGTACAACCTCTCGCGCGTATTGCTACCCGACCTTACGCTTAATCAGACCGCGTACCACGAGTACAGTGTCCCCCTCATGACTTCTACTCAGGTGATCAAGTATGCGGCTGCCTTTATGATATATGTTGCTACACCCGTGCACATGTACCTCTGGCACCGTAAGGATATCATGTCTGGGATACGGGCTTGTTGGGCACGGAAGTCGCGAGACGAGGAGTTCAATGATGTGCACAACCGTCTTATGTCTGCGTATCCAGAGTGTCCTCACTGGTGGTACATTGGCATTCTCGTTGCGTCTTTCATCATCGCCTGTGTCTCGGTGAGTCTGTGGCCAACTGGCATGCCAATATGGGGCATCGTCCTAGCTGTCATCTTTACCGTCGTATTGCAAACTCCAATTGGGATGCTCTTGGCTGTGACCAACATGGAGATTTCAACACGTATCCTTTCCCAGCTTGTTTCTGGCTACGTGTTTGAGGGCCAACCAATTCCGAACATGGCTTTCCAGATGTTCAGTTTCATGTCAACACATCAGTCGCTCAACTTTGCCAGTGATCTCAAGCTCGCGCATTATGCCAAGATTCCACCGAGGTGGGCGTTTGCAGCACAGGTTTATGCAACGCTTTTGGCAGGTTTTGTTGGGTTGGGCGTGAACCACTGGTTACTCCGTAACGTTGAGGATGTATGTCAAGCGCATCAGAAAGACCGCTTCACATGTCCCCGTACGCACACCTTCTTCATGTCCTCAGTGATATGGGGCGTCGTCGGACCACGTCGATTGTTCGGCACGCAAGGCCCCTACCGAGCCGTCACATACACCATCCCCATCGGTGTCTTAGTCCCCATAGCCGTGTATTTCATGTCGAAGCGGTGGCCCAACACCTTCTGGCGCAACGTCAACGCGCCAATCCTATTCATAGGACCGATGGCGTGGGCTCCGTTCAACTGGAGCTACATGCAGGGCTCGATAGTCCTGGCGTTTGTGTTCAACAAGGTGATCAAGAGGCGGTACGCGGCGTGGTGGGAGAAGTACGCGTACGTGCTGACGAGTTCTATGAGCGCGGCTATTGGTATTTCTGGCGCGGTGATGTACTTTGCGGTGCAGCACCTGGGGATTGCGCTGGATTGGTGGGGGAACAGGGTTCAGACGGAGGGTGTTGATCAAGGGGGCTTTGTGGCCGATGGAAAGGTTGTTAGCTGTTCGGTGTTGAAGGTGCCTGAGAAGGGATACTTTGATATCGGGGTTGACTGGAAGGTGTAA
- a CDS encoding hypothetical protein (EggNog:ENOG41), translating into MDMDHMHHDPGLRMEVNYAFARGYWYTIAGVVGALAAIRGINYLDAQQSQAWATATAVVREMSHPQYYIPVNGLRWATPLPLGRIIVLACYWVVIVYLMSWQVSKNDVYYWERIGYRNAWVTLTQFPLLYLLATKVNVIGFLIGSSHERLNWLHRWIARTMFVTATVHGFHFWTMWVRAEFLDYALQIMPLVKYGLAAWAILLWNVVTGIVPIRRLSYEVWVAQHVLTSIIMLWLLHKHIPSNARWLLWMSISFLVFDRAMRWVLLLWQNVRLRPQGTECQGMKHLGHRVVARAVGQATTVVTIKDVHFKWKAGQHIYLWVPRLGPFEAHPYTIACAHKLEGACCCNSIQLVVRAHSGFSKRLHEYATKNSGSELTGFVSGPYGVPPKWDIYETLVLIGASTGASFVVPILESIAAAQKSNCTRRVEIILVARTSQEIEYYVERAEEAGRMVRAKGVGARSLLDQSPQTQATQTTSNPSRDQQQDAAAAQTVQTRKAVQATLPAARRQPPLFQSSSANTRADQTSRP; encoded by the exons ATGGATATGGACCACATGCATCATGACCCCGGCTTGCGGATGGAAGTCAACTATGCCTTTGCTCGCGGATACTGGTATACCATCGCTGGTGTCGTCGGCGCACTCGCCGCTATTCGTGGCATCAACTACCTCGACGCTCAGCAAAG TCAAGCATGGGCAACAGCAACCGCCGTCGTTCGCGAAATGAGCCATCCACAATATTACATCCCCGTCAATGGCCTTCGATGGGCAACACCGCTGCCACTCGGTCGAATCATCGTTCTAGCATGTTACTGGGTCGTTATTGTCTATTTGATGAGTTGGCAGGTTTCAAAAAACGATGTGTATTACTGGGAGCGCATCGGATATCGCAACGCTTGGGTCACTCTAACCCAGTTCCCGCTACTCTACCTTTTGGCGACAAAGGTCAACGTTATCGGATTCTTGATTGGGAGCAGTCATGAGAGGCTTAACTGGTTGCATCGATGGATTGCGCGGACGATGTTTGTTACTGCGACGGTTCACGGTTTTCACTTCTGGACTATGTGGGTGCGCGCTGAGTTTTTGGACTACGCGCTTCAGATTATGCCGCTGGTCAAGTATGGACTTGCAGCTTGGGCAATTCTGCTCTGGAACGTCGTCACTGGTATTGTTCCCATTCGAAGGCTTTCGTATGAGGTTTGGGTGGCTCAGCATGTGCTTAcaagcatcatcatgttGTGGTTGCTCCACAAGCATATTCCCTCGAATGCTCGATGGCTTCTATGGATGAGTATTTCGTTCCTAGTTTTCGACCGCGCCATGAGATGGGTACTTCTCCTTTGGCAAAATGTCCGTCTTCGCCCACAAGGAACAGAGTGTCAAGGCATGAAACACCTTGGACATCGAGTCGTTGCCCGTGCCGTTGGACAAGCCACCACTGTTGTTACCATCAAGGATGTACACTTCAAGTGGAAGGCAGGACAGCATATTTACCTCTGGGTCCCTCGTCTCGGACCCTTCGAAGCGCACCCATACACAATCGCATGTGCGCACAAACTCGAAGGCGCATGCTGCTGCAACAGTATACAGCTTGTCGTGCGCGCCCATAGCGGATTCTCCAAACGACTACACGAATACGCGACAAAGAATTCGGGATCCGAACTTACAGGCTTCGTATCAGGGCCATATGGCGTTCCTCCGAAATGGGATATTTACGAAACGCTGGTACTAATTGGAGCGTCAACTGGAGCCAGCTTCGTTGTTCCCATCCTTGAAAGCATTGCGGCGGCGCAGAAGTCGAATTGCACACGAAGAGTTGAAATTATCCTCGTTGCGAGAACATCTCAAGAAATCGAATATTACGTCGAAAGGGCCGAAGAGGCTGGCAGAATGGTACGAGCCAAAGGCGTCGGT GCCCGGTCTTTGCTCGATCAGAGTCCTCAAACACAAGCGACTCAGACGACATCCAACCCGTCAAGGGACCAACAACAGGATGCTGCTGCAGCGCAAACAGTCCAGACGAGAAAGGCTGTCCAAGCGACTCTCCCTGCCGCGAGAAGACAACCGCCACTGTTCCAGAGCTCATCCGCGAATACACGTGCAGACCAGACATCGAGGCCATGA
- a CDS encoding hypothetical protein (EggNog:ENOG41), with the protein MRSSTLFSTALLCGISLAHFEVKYPETIGFKDDNEGESPCGGFTPDLSKDKLVDFHVGGEAIALLSTHQQGNWLFRVTLNEKADGDWEQVFPIVQQSGLGAFCQPQVTVPEKYAGKKGWVNVVSSAVDGLLYQCIAANFVKGKADPPSDCKNATSVKASFVDDDKLSALVSNDSKADSSSSGTASGTATSTGSAASSTSSDNAVAALQAWSANGIGMITLMTIALAGGALLV; encoded by the exons ATGCGCTCCTCTACTCTCTTCTCAACCGCTCTCCTGTGCGGCATCTCCCTCGCCCACTTCGAAGTCAAGTATCCCGAGACCATCGGTTTCAAGGACGACAACGAGGGCGAGTCTCCCTGCGGCGGCTTCACGCCCGACCTctccaaggacaagctcgTCGACTTCCACGTCGGCGGCGAGGCTATCGCTCTGCTATCTACCCATCAGCAGGGCAATTGGCTCTTCCGCGTGACGCTCAACGAGAAGGCCGATGGCGATTGGGAGCAGGTCTTTCCTATCGTTCAGCAGAGCGGTCTTGGTGCCTTTTGCCAGCCGCAGGTCACTGTCCCTGAGAAGTATGCTGGTAAGAAGGGTTGGGTGAACGTTGTGTCCTCTGCCGTCGACGGTCTTCTCTACCAG TGCATCGCTGCCAACTtcgtcaagggcaaggccgATCCTCCCAGCGACTGCAAGAACGCAACCTCGGTGAAGGCCTCATTCGTCGACGACGACAAACTCTCCGCGCTTGTGAGCAACGACTCCAAGGCCGACTCCTCATCGAGCGGCACCGCTTCAGGCACTGCTACCAGCACCGGCTCAGCTgcatcctcaacatcgagCGATAACGCTGTCGCTGCGCTGCAGGCTTGGTCAGCCAACGGCATCGGCATGATAACTCTAATGACCATTGCGTTAGCAGGAGGCGCTCTACTTgtttaa
- a CDS encoding hypothetical protein (EggNog:ENOG41), which produces MASKNGNGKKQPPSAAVNLIAGGGAGMMEALACHPLVRMQLSRRGRQPGSPKRGFIKTGAAIIAKETPLGLYKGLGAVLTGIVPKMAIRFTSFEWYKQILADPTTGVVSGKATFIAGLSAGVTEAVAVVTPMEVIKIRLQAQHHSMADPLDVPKYRNAAHALYTVVKEEGFGALYRGVSLTALRQGSNQAVNFTAYSYFKDWLKKWQPQYENTNLPNWQTTLIGLVSGAMGPMSNAPIDTIKTRLQKATAEPGVSAWTRITRIAGDMFKQEGVHAFYKGITPRIMRVAPGQAVTFTVYEFLKDKLEKSNISLVGGKYEE; this is translated from the exons ATGGCTTCAAAGAATGGAAATGGAAAGAAACAGCCGCCCTCAGCGGCTGTCAACCTCATTG ctggtggtggtgctggtatgATGGAAGCTCTCGCATGTCATCCCCTCG TCCGCATGCAGCTCTCAAGGCGCGGGCGCCAACCAGGTTCCCCCAAGCGCGGCTTCATCAAGACCGGCGCCGCCATCATCGCAAAGGAGACACCCCTCGGTCTCTACAAGGGTCTCGGCGCCGTCCTCACAGGCATCGTGCCCAAGATGGCCATCCGCTTCACCTCCTTTGAGTGGTACAAGCAGATCCTCGCTGATCCCACAACCGGCGTCGTCTCTGGAAAGGCCACCTTCATCGCCGGTCTCTCAGCCGGTGTCACAGAAGCCGTCGCTGTCGTGACGCCCATGGAGGTCATCAAGATTCGTCTCCAGGCGCAGCACCACTCCATGGCGGATCCCCTCGACGTCCCCAAGTATCGCAATGCTGCGCATGCGCTGTACACTGTTGTTAAGGAGGAGGGCTTCGGTGCGCTGTACCGCGGTGTGAGCTTGACGGCGTTGAGGCAGGGTTCTAACCAGGCTGTCAACTTTACTGCGTACAGCTACTTTAAGGATTGGCTGAAGAAGTGGCAGCCTCAGTATGAGAACACAAACCTGCCCAACTGGCAGACTACTCTTATCGGTCTTGTTTCTGGTGCTATGGGTCCTATGAGCAATGCTCCTATCGATACTATCAAGACTCGTCTGCAAAAGGCTACTGCTGAGCCTGGAGTCAGCGCATGGACAAGAATTACTCGAATTGCCGGAGATATGTTCAA GCAAGAAGGAGTTCACGCTTTCTACAAGGGTATCACCCCTCGAATCATGCGTGTCGCTCCCGGTCAGGCCGTCACCTTTACCGTCTACGAGTTCCTCAAggataagctagaaaagagCAACATTTCCCTAGTCGGAGGCAAGTACGAGGAATAA